The Candidatus Palauibacter australiensis nucleotide sequence AGATGGTGGTCGAGGTGGACCCGGACGGCACGCTGGACCCGTCGCTGGGGATCGGCGGACGGATTCCGGCCGAAGGCCGCATGGCGCTCGACATCCGCACGATGCCGCCCTTCAACGTCACGGCGGTGCCGTTCCTCTGGGATGAGAAACCCGACTCGTCGGGGTTCAAGGTCGCGCAGGAGCTCACGGCGGAGCACGAGCTGTTCTACGAGACCCGCGAGTGGCTGCCCGTCGCCGACATAACCGTCGCGGTGCGCGAGGCGGTGTTCGTGGACTACGACCCGAAGGAGCGCATCGACCGGGTGCTGGGCGATCTCGCGCTGCTGTACACGGCAGACGGCGCGTCCGGCCACTACATGGGCGTGCCGCCGTGGATCGACGGGGGCGCCATCGGCGTTGCGTACATTGGAAGCCATCTGAGCGTATCGCGGCTCGATGGCCACACCGTCGCGCACGAGTTCGGGCACAATTTGTCGCTGAGCCATTCTCCCTGCGGCGGCCCCCAGGGCGTCGACGGGAGATTCCCCCACCCCGGCGGACGGATCGGAGCCTGGGGATACGACCGGTTGGCCGGCACGCTCGTCGAGCCGACGGCCACCGACCTCATGACGTATTGCCGCGCCAACGACTGGATCAGCGACTACAGCTATAAGAAGGCGCTCCACTACCGGAATCCGAGCGCCCCGGCGAGCGGCGAGCGGAGTTTCCAGCGGACGTTGGTGGTGCGCGGCGGCGTCGAGGAGGGCCGCTTGAGCATCGAGCCCGCGTTCGTGTTGGACGCGCCGCCCGCGTTGCCCGAGCGGGGCGGGCCTTACCGGCTGGTCGGCTCCGACGACCGCGGCGACGAGTTGTTCGAGCTCCGGTTCGCGATGCACCAGGTCGCCGACGCCGAGACCCCCGGCGCCGCCGGGTTCGTCTTCGCGATTCCGGTGAGGGACGAGTGGGCCGGGACTCTGGCAACGATCACGCTCGCCGGGCCGGAAGGATCCGTCGCGCTGGAGGCCGGGGACACGTCGCGACCGGCCACTACACTCGTTCTGGACGCGGCGACCCGCCGGATCGTGGCGATTCTCCGGGACTCGCCGGAAGGACAGGTCGCGGCCGATGGCGCTGGCGTGGGCCTTCCCTCGACCACGACGCTCGTGAGCAGCGGAATTCCGAGTCCCCTCGACTGGCGGCGATAAACGGGGCGGACGGGGTGGCTGGTTGACCCGTCGACTGCGCACGCTTCGAGGCGACCGAGCACCGTCAATCGCGCCCAAGAACATGCCCGTCCCGGAGTGCCCCCGCCGGGGCTGGCTCACGACCCTTACTGGTCGGGAGCCAGCCGACGCAGTGTTGAACACTGCGGCTGGCGAGGGGAGCGCTCCGCCCCCCCTCCGGACCCCCCGGCTTTTCGCGCCGCTCGCGGAGCGGCGGCCGCGCGGGGGCGGCGCCCCCGAACCCCGCCTACGGTGCGCTCCCGGTCGATGGGCCGGCACTTCCGGTCTGCGGTCCGCTGCCCCGGAGGTT carries:
- a CDS encoding M66 family metalloprotease: VSGYGLPDRLPAVLDDDDKWTNGDDWSNNGNWLTDAPLDDWHGVTADTADMVLGLELADNDLSGILPLETGDLAHLRTLVLGGNAGFGGEVPERMLRLALISTLRLEGTGLCLPGAKPFRDWLGLIEDAEVELCPDDHGNDPGGATVGKLGERFEGRIESAGDEDWFRLEIAGAGALTLESEGDADLIGALYDGRNQLMGLDDEGSDVRLFTNVRPGPHYVRVLGLQRESRGGYSIRSSLEPRAPAVDAYLTQPVQSHDFGVPLVADEEALLRVFVMADSGVVASMPPIRAMFYRGEAETHSVLIDGSSQQVPWEMAEGDLDRTANAVVPARVIVPGTEMVVEVDPDGTLDPSLGIGGRIPAEGRMALDIRTMPPFNVTAVPFLWDEKPDSSGFKVAQELTAEHELFYETREWLPVADITVAVREAVFVDYDPKERIDRVLGDLALLYTADGASGHYMGVPPWIDGGAIGVAYIGSHLSVSRLDGHTVAHEFGHNLSLSHSPCGGPQGVDGRFPHPGGRIGAWGYDRLAGTLVEPTATDLMTYCRANDWISDYSYKKALHYRNPSAPASGERSFQRTLVVRGGVEEGRLSIEPAFVLDAPPALPERGGPYRLVGSDDRGDELFELRFAMHQVADAETPGAAGFVFAIPVRDEWAGTLATITLAGPEGSVALEAGDTSRPATTLVLDAATRRIVAILRDSPEGQVAADGAGVGLPSTTTLVSSGIPSPLDWRR